The Nitrospirota bacterium genome window below encodes:
- a CDS encoding porin family protein, giving the protein MKKLLVIVSVILVMLIAGTVYAQDAKSYVDLKLGAFYPNDKEDDGMAGFDTGPNLEVDFGYKLNKNFAVELGLGWYQSKSTEFSDEPTVSAIPIILTAKGILPVVDDKIEIFAGAGLGYYMTKAKSEVGLYSVSGNALGWHVVGGADYNISKQFALGLEAKWFTVKPEYDELGFKSDVGGVITNLALKIRF; this is encoded by the coding sequence ATGAAAAAGCTTTTAGTTATTGTTTCAGTAATTCTGGTAATGCTTATAGCAGGAACTGTCTATGCACAAGATGCAAAGAGCTATGTTGACCTGAAATTAGGTGCCTTCTACCCGAATGATAAAGAAGACGACGGGATGGCAGGGTTTGATACAGGACCCAATCTTGAAGTTGATTTCGGTTATAAACTTAACAAAAATTTTGCAGTTGAACTCGGTCTAGGTTGGTATCAGTCTAAAAGCACCGAGTTCAGCGATGAGCCTACAGTTTCTGCTATACCCATCATCCTGACAGCAAAAGGAATCCTTCCTGTAGTAGATGACAAGATTGAGATTTTTGCAGGTGCAGGGCTCGGCTATTACATGACTAAAGCCAAAAGTGAAGTAGGACTTTACTCAGTCAGTGGTAATGCATTGGGCTGGCATGTAGTTGGAGGTGCTGACTATAACATCTCCAAACAGTTCGCCCTCGGGCTGGAAGCAAAATGGTTTACAGTAAAACCTGAGTATGATGAATTAGGATTCAAATCTGATGTAGGAGGTGTAATCACAAATCTTGCCTTAAAAATTAGATTTTAG
- a CDS encoding type II toxin-antitoxin system VapC family toxin has product MLVLDSNEYIFAFGIFKKPACEMLLDAILDTFPSHSIRIPRLVIEEVGRHLTQEEFREFIEFITTLTAIDEDFVVPFELGVRYELEGLKPADAFIAAYVEWTGADILVTENRHFLNRHLNLPFKILNAKNCLGLIKP; this is encoded by the coding sequence TTGCTCGTTCTTGATTCCAACGAGTATATCTTTGCATTCGGAATTTTTAAGAAGCCTGCATGTGAGATGCTACTTGATGCAATTCTTGACACCTTCCCCTCACATTCTATCCGAATCCCCAGACTGGTAATAGAAGAGGTTGGCCGTCATCTAACGCAAGAAGAATTCAGGGAATTTATTGAATTCATAACGACCCTTACTGCCATAGATGAAGACTTTGTTGTCCCTTTTGAGTTAGGTGTAAGATATGAGTTGGAGGGGCTTAAACCAGCAGACGCTTTTATTGCAGCATATGTAGAATGGACAGGTGCTGATATTTTGGTGACAGAAAATAGGCATTTTTTGAACCGCCACTTAAATCTGCCATTTAAGATCCTTAATGCAAAAAACTGTCTGGGACTTATCAAGCCCTGA
- a CDS encoding DUF488 domain-containing protein has product MNVHLYTIGFSGKTAEEFFKILKSAGIKILLDVRLNNTSQLAGFTKSKDLKYFVKVILNGQYIYLSELAPTKELLKKYLKDKDWVNYEKEYLELLQKREIKNKVDIELLTGPSVMLCSEKSADKCHRRLAAEYIQKKLLPKLKIVHL; this is encoded by the coding sequence ATGAATGTGCATTTGTATACAATCGGGTTTTCAGGTAAAACTGCAGAAGAATTTTTCAAGATTCTAAAATCTGCAGGGATAAAGATATTACTTGATGTGCGACTGAATAATACATCGCAATTGGCTGGTTTTACAAAAAGTAAAGACCTCAAATATTTTGTCAAAGTAATTTTAAATGGCCAATACATTTATTTGTCCGAACTTGCCCCGACAAAAGAACTACTTAAGAAATATCTGAAGGACAAAGATTGGGTAAATTACGAAAAGGAATACTTAGAACTACTTCAAAAACGAGAAATAAAAAATAAAGTGGATATAGAGCTTTTAACGGGTCCAAGCGTGATGCTCTGCAGTGAAAAGAGTGCAGACAAATGCCACAGAAGACTTGCGGCTGAATATATCCAGAAAAAACTTTTACCAAAATTAAAGATAGTTCACTTGTGA
- a CDS encoding tRNA1(Val) (adenine(37)-N6)-methyltransferase has translation MHTTLDSIRDIKLYQPKHGYRFSVDALLLYSFINLKHIKRIADLGAGSGIIGLLLAKKYPSSEVTLIEIQKSLFELSQKNIILNKLENRVKAIRADLRRSVTHLLTKGTASYDLAVSNPPFRCPLTGKLSHEEEKSVARHEIKLKLPELLMSVSLLLKAKGRFSLIYLPERLIELIEEMRKAHLEPKRLRFVHSKASSPAKMLLMEAVKDGRAGLSIERPMFIYGDDGTYSEEMRGIYGI, from the coding sequence ATGCACACCACCCTTGACTCCATAAGGGACATAAAGCTCTACCAGCCAAAGCATGGCTATCGCTTCTCAGTAGATGCACTTTTGCTTTATTCATTTATAAATCTCAAGCATATAAAAAGAATCGCTGACCTTGGTGCTGGCTCAGGAATAATAGGGCTACTCCTTGCAAAGAAATACCCCTCTTCAGAGGTTACACTCATAGAGATTCAAAAGAGTCTTTTTGAGCTTTCTCAAAAAAATATTATCCTTAATAAACTTGAAAACAGGGTTAAAGCAATAAGGGCTGATTTAAGGAGGTCAGTGACCCATTTACTGACTAAAGGAACTGCCTCCTACGACCTTGCTGTCTCAAACCCGCCTTTTAGATGTCCCCTTACAGGAAAGCTTAGCCATGAGGAAGAAAAATCTGTTGCAAGACATGAAATAAAACTTAAACTCCCTGAACTTTTGATGTCAGTCAGCCTTCTTCTTAAAGCAAAAGGAAGGTTTTCCCTCATATATCTTCCTGAAAGGCTTATTGAGCTTATAGAAGAAATGAGAAAGGCTCATCTTGAGCCAAAGAGGCTCAGGTTTGTGCATTCAAAGGCAAGCTCACCTGCAAAGATGCTTCTTATGGAGGCTGTAAAGGATGGAAGAGCAGGGCTAAGCATTGAAAGACCAATGTTCATTTATGGCGATGATGGCACATATTCAGAGGAGATGAGGGGGATATATGGGATATGA
- a CDS encoding nucleotidyltransferase domain-containing protein, protein MEGIIKQYILKLKELNVRVERVLLYGSYAKGQAKEDSDIDLIIVSRDFERMNIRERLEVLGIAGARIMQPIQAKGYTPQEMESKNPFLIEILEHSRVAA, encoded by the coding sequence ATTGAAGGGATAATAAAACAATATATATTAAAACTCAAAGAGCTGAATGTCCGAGTTGAACGGGTACTGTTATATGGCTCTTATGCAAAAGGACAGGCAAAAGAAGATAGCGACATAGACCTCATAATAGTTTCACGAGACTTTGAGAGAATGAATATCAGAGAAAGGCTTGAAGTTCTCGGCATTGCAGGAGCAAGAATAATGCAGCCTATCCAGGCAAAAGGTTATACCCCTCAGGAGATGGAATCTAAAAACCCATTTCTCATTGAAATCCTTGAGCATTCAAGGGTTGCGGCATAA
- a CDS encoding HEPN domain-containing protein → MRKETENWIASSEYDINTAEHMFNTGRYLYVVFMCHLSIEKLIKAIVHEETGKLPPKSHDLIHLRNLAQLQFPEGLLDFLGKVNSASTVTRYPEDLSKIVSAYPEDVAKEYLDKTKEVLKWLRQNQRLKG, encoded by the coding sequence ATGAGAAAAGAGACTGAAAACTGGATAGCTTCATCTGAGTATGACATTAATACAGCTGAGCATATGTTTAACACAGGTAGGTATCTCTATGTTGTCTTTATGTGTCATCTGTCCATTGAAAAATTGATTAAAGCAATCGTACATGAGGAGACAGGGAAACTCCCCCCTAAATCGCATGACCTAATTCATCTCAGAAATCTTGCACAACTTCAATTCCCGGAAGGTCTTCTTGATTTCTTAGGAAAGGTAAACAGTGCAAGTACAGTAACAAGATACCCTGAGGATCTGTCAAAAATAGTTTCTGCGTATCCTGAGGATGTAGCAAAAGAGTATCTTGATAAAACAAAGGAGGTTCTTAAGTGGTTAAGACAAAACCAGAGATTGAAGGGATAA